A window of the Trichoderma asperellum chromosome 4, complete sequence genome harbors these coding sequences:
- the ADK1 gene encoding Adenylate kinase: protein MGFVEDELKHLRDVISGLDSRIKQLEQRATGSASIDAESLRMILIGPPGAGKGTQAPKIKERFSCCHLATGDMLRSQVAKKTPLGREAKKIMDQGGLVSDDIVIGMIKEELENNKECQGGFILDGFPRTVPQAEGLDAMLKERGQTLQHAVELQIDDALLVARITGRLIHPASGRSYHTTFNPPKQPMKDDVTGEPLIQRSDDNAEALKKRLVTYHQQTTPVVGYYQKNGIWKGIDASQQPGEVWKNMLDILEGKKSHGSSIFSKIAGSS, encoded by the exons ATGGGGTTTGTAGAAGACGAGCTCAAGCACTTGCGCGATGTTATCAGCGGCCTCGATTCGCGCATCAAGCAGCTTGAGCAGCGCGCTACGGGATCTGCCTCAATTGACGCAGAGAGTCTCCGTATGATCCTTATTGGACCTCCTGGGGCTG GTAAAGGTACCCAAGCACCAAAGATTAAAGAGCGCTTTTCTTGCTGTCATCTG GCTACTGGCGATATGCTGCGATCACAAGTCGCCAAGAAGACACCTCTCGGAAGAGAAGCCAAGAAAATTATGGACCAGGGTGGCCTTGTCAGTGACGATATTGTCATTGGCATGATTAAGGAAGAGCTTGAGAATAACAAGGAGTGCCAAGGAGG CTTTATCCTCGACGGCTTCCCACGTACTGTGCCTCAAGCCGAAGGCCTCGATGCAATGCTCAAGGAGCGTGGCCAGACTCTCCAGCATGCTGTCGAATTACAGATAGACGATGCTCTGCTTGTTGCTCGCATTACCGGTCGATTAATCCACCCCGCATCTGGCCGCTCCTACCATACAACTTTCAACCCCCCGAAGCAGCCTATGAAGGACGATGTCACTGGAGAACCTCTTATCCAGAGAAGCGATGACAATGCCGAGGCGCTCAAGAAGCGTCTTGTCACTTACCACCAACAAACAACTCCCGTGGTTGGATATTACCAGAAGAATGGCATCTGGAAGGGCATTGATGCTAGCCAGCAACCTGGCGAAGTATGGAAGAATATGTTGGATATTCTAGAAGGAAAGAAGTCTCATGGCTCTTCTATCTTTAGCAAAATTGCTGGAAGCAGCTAG
- a CDS encoding uncharacterized protein (EggNog:ENOG41): MSSTGKPKAMERDPPPLLFMPPSPSISRVSLPGSLTTSVQALGRHNLKWNPTTVDASRSGSDMPPEQRRPEWALQTKGSYGGTDRTDALWAEMQATLEKVELSASEGTHVFGPEHDRKLGDLRTAQIVLAQAWARSEADDTIETALRDHMNDVKGDELHNLRDGLLDSSRPERGEGTDAAKSMMGTSSGWQGSDEKRADRLGAKLVEETEADILLARKRREANDEYFERVNDGVIDVIAKLESVAVAMRAVEEETKDLWNDTASPQVK, from the coding sequence ATGTCGTCCACGGGCAAACCAAAAGCAATGGAGCGAGacccccctcctcttctgtttATGCCTCCATCACCTTCCATCTCTCGTGTCTCGCTTCCCGGCTCTCTCACAACCAGCGTTCAAGCTCTCGGGAGACACAATCTGAAATGGAATCCCACCACCGTAGACGCCTCGCGTTCTGGGTCAGATATGCCACCGGAACAGCGACGTCCTGAGTGGGCCTTACAGACCAAGGGGAGCTATGGAGGCACCGATAGGACAGATGCACTATGGGCAGAAATGCAAGCCACGCTGGAAAAGGTGGAATTATCTGCCTCCGAAGGCACTCATGTATTTGGACCTGAGCATGACCGCAAACTAGGAGATTTGCGGACTGCTCAAATTGTACTTGCACAAGCCTGGGCCAGAAGTGAGGCAGACGATACCATAGAGACTGCTCTGCGTGACCATATGAATGACGTTAAGGGTGATGAACTACATAATCTACGAGACGGGCTGTTGGACTCGTCAAGGCCTGAGAGGGGAGAAGGGACTGATGCAGCAAAGAGCATGATGGGCACATCAAGTGGATGGCAAGGGAGTGACGAAAAAAGAGCTGACCGTCTAGGAGCAAAGTTAGTAGAAGAAACGGAGGCCGACATTCTCCTCGCGAGAAAGAGACGAGAGGCCAACGATGAATATTTTGAGCGCGTTAACGACGGTGTTATCGACGTCATTGCTAAACTTGAATCAGTAGCAGTGGCCATGCGAGcggtagaagaagaaacaaaagatttATGGAACGATACTGCCAGTCCTCAGGTCAAGTAA
- the CRP28 gene encoding 40S ribosomal protein uS12, which yields MAGGKPRGLNAARKLRTNRKDQKWADLAYKKRALGTAFKSSPFGGSSHAKGIVLEKVGVEAKQPNSAIRKCVRVQLIKNGKKVTAFVPNDGCLNFVDENDEVLLAGFGRKGKAKGDIPGVRFKVVKVSGVGLLALWKEKKEKPRS from the exons ATGGCTGGTGGCAAACCCCGGGGTCTCAACGCTGCGCGCAAGCTGCGAACCAACCGAAAGGATCAGAAATGGGCTGATCTCGCCTACAAGAAGCGTGCTCTGGGCACTGCTTTCAAGTCTTCACCGTTCGGTGGCTCTTCTCACGCCAAGGGAATTGTTTTGGAGAAGGTTGGTGTTGAGGCCAAGCAGCCCAACTCCGCCATTCGAAAGTGTGTCCGTGTTCAGTTGATCAAGAACGGCAAGAAGGTCACTGCTTTCG TCCCCAACGACGGTTGCCTCAACTTTGTTGACGAGAACGACGAAGTCCTCCTTGCTGGATTCGGTCGCAAGGGCAAGGCCAAGGGTGATATTCCCGGTGTCCGATTCAAGGTCGTCAAGGTGTCTGGTGTCGGTCTGCTGGCTCTgtggaaggagaagaaggagaagcccCGATCATAA
- a CDS encoding uncharacterized protein (TransMembrane:9 (i114-131o137-161i181-203o209-227i239-258o264-284i315-333o339-356i368-392o)~BUSCO:EOG092D27Y2), protein MTLRLAVRVPIHHRVRWRSSNCSISPLRILPRPTSSPLQNLPNRPLVYGQRIVAFHQVSSKLQPVVDAANSTKITNDEHLAEYIPAKTGILSIVPKTWVPYGELIRIDKPAGTYYLFFPCLFSTLLAAPMAEPIASFASVATTAALFFSGALIMRGAGCTINDLWDRNLDPHVRRTRLRPIARGAITPFKGIVFTGFQLLAGLGILVQFPLPCLAYGIPSLALVLTYPLAKRVTYYPQAVLGLAFSWGAIMGFPALGIDLLSNSSALTAAACLYASNIAWVVLYDMIYAHMDIKDDANAGIKSIALKHEHQTKQVLTGLAITQVALLGAAGMAAGAGPIFFLGSCGGALVTLGIMIRRVNLKSVKNCWWWFVNGCWITGGVVSIGMAADYIARSLEGTESKSTSEVRELGA, encoded by the coding sequence ATGACGCTTAGGCTAGCTGTCAGAGTGCCAATCCACCACCGAGTGCGATGGCGATCGAGCAATTGCTCGATTAGTCCACTCCGGATACTTCCTCGTCCGACGTCGTCCCCTCTACAGAACCTACCAAATCGGCCGCTGGTTTATGGCCAAAGAATCGTCGCCTTCCACCAAGTCTCAAGCAAACTGCAACCAGTCGTCGACGCGGCCAATAGCACTAAGATAACGAACGATGAACATCTAGCGGAATACATCCCAGCCAAAACTGGGATCCTGTCAATTGTCCCGAAAACATGGGTTCCCTACGGCGAACTCATCCGTATTGACAAACCTGCTGGCACCTACTATCTGTTTTTCCCATGCCTTTTTTCTACGCTACTGGCGGCGCCAATGGCAGAGCCTATTGCTTCATTTGCCTCAGTAGCTACCACCGCAGCCCTGTTCTTTAGTGGGGCCTTGATTATGCGTGGTGCTGGCTGCACCATCAATGATCTCTGGGATAGAAATCTTGATCCGCATGTTAGGAGGACTCGATTGCGGCCGATTGCACGTGGTGCAATTACCCCATTCAAAGGAATTGTATTCACTGGCTTTCAGTTACTTGCAGGGCTGGGCATTCTGGTTCAATTCCCCTTGCCATGCCTCGCCTATGGCATACCAAGTCTCGCCCTCGTCCTTACATATCCGTTGGCAAAACGAGTTACCTATTATCCTCAGGCCGTCCTTGGCTTGGCCTTTTCTTGGGGAGCAATAATGGGATTCCCTGCACTTGGCATCGATTTGCTTTCAAATTCCTCCGCACTCACAGCTGCAGCATGCCTTTATGCTTCGAATATTGCGTGGGTTGTCCTATATGACATGATTTATGCCCATATGGATATCAAAGATGATGCAAATGCTGGTATTAAAAGCATCGCCCTGAAACATGAACATCAGACCAAGCAAGTCTTAACCGGGCTTGCCATTACACAAGTGGCCTTGTTAGGCGCAGCCGGAATGGCAGCCGGGGCAGgtcccatcttcttccttgggAGCTGTGGTGGAGCTCTCGTTACTCTGGGAATCATGATCAGGCGGGTGAATCTCAAGAGCGTCAAGaactgctggtggtggtttgTCAACGGCTGCTGGATAACAGGTGGGGTTGTCAGCATCGGTATGGCAGCTGACTATATCGCCAGGTCTCTCGAAGGGACTGAATCGAAATCTACGTCAGAGGTAAGAGAATTAGGCGCCTAA
- a CDS encoding uncharacterized protein (EggNog:ENOG41) produces MKDSALNRHESEDAASSCPPNEEDFQNTYGDTKGKQKERLAVAAAHLEASRKLVMNAITTSREMPNFVPDSKLSGGPSYMGSSSHLSGESSSYKGHEQASFEPNRKTANECQNDSFDAFTEYVTEALVTDDKYGSSFMDQEASDGLAVLELLSQQEDESHGLAFSPEYDARAPGEDILWNAPLDEIPSDQEKEEKGERLDFTPDFITRPEISQQAEPYLGTGDIRETSSTWFGYWHDVFTAYNARVWGNSPLVTTSRTAEQQGDDSSEPATITRALSRLKLIFHHLKG; encoded by the coding sequence ATGAAAGACTCGGCTCTTAACCGCCATGAATCAGAAGATGCTGCATCTTCATGTCCACCGAATGAAGAGGATTTTCAAAATACATACGGGGATACTAAAGGcaaacagaaagaaagattggCAGTAGCGGCTGCTCATCTTGAGGCATCTAGAAAATTGGTTATGAACGCCATAACTACATCACGGGAAATGCCCAATTTCGTGCCAGATTCCAAGCTTTCTGGTGGACCAAGTTACATGGGATCGTCTTCACATCTTTCTGGAGAATCCTCATCATATAAGGGACATGAGCAGGCATCGTTCGAACCGAATCGGAAGACTGCAAACGAGTGCCAAAACGATTCATTCGACGCATTCACCGAATACGTTACCGAGGCACTGGTGACCGATGACAAATATGGATCTTCATTTATGGACCAGGAAGCGTCAGACGGTTTAGCTGTGTTAGaacttctctctcaacaGGAAGATGAGTCGCATGGGCTAGCCTTTAGTCCAGAGTATGACGCCCGTGCGCCTGGGGAAGATATCTTATGGAATGCACCTCTAGATGAGATTCCTAGCgaccaagaaaaagaagagaaaggggaGCGGCTCGACTTTACTCCTGACTTCATTACTAGACCTGAAATTTCGCAGCAAGCAGAGCCCTACCTTGGAACTGGAGACATTCGAGAAACGAGCAGCACATGGTTTGGATATTGGCATGATGTGTTCACAGCATACAATGCCCGAGTGTGGGGCAATTCGCCATTAGTGACGACTTCGAGAACAGCAGAACAGCAAGGCGACGACAGCAGCGAGCCAGCAACTATCACTCGCGCGCTGAGTAGACTAAAACTAATATTCCATCATCTTAAAGGATAA
- a CDS encoding uncharacterized protein (EggNog:ENOG41): MPSAQHPQAKFDPIPPDLDLHSLVDRTPNFRWVQRVSRSQINSLGQHDFEKLVAIHVIAGGKPLVIEGWDDALPSSLFSAGWLENVYDKKQENVRDISNGVDIPMTTGHYLRSMKQLTNQWTPNTYRDERRQRLYLKDIDCPPEWRDMLRKIIHPNLFYLNENLTSKGDIRMRDGEIFESETTAASAGDLMSSLPEEMRAQNLMCYIGHEGTYTPAHREMCASLGQNIMVEASRDENGEKKGTSIWFMTESKDREVVREYFLSMLGHDIEIEKHFAQINAWKKAPFDVYIVEQCVGDFILIPPLAAHQVWNRGTRTMKVAWNRTTVETLDLALHEALPKARLVCRDEQYKNKAIIYYTLQKYHAELRKIEKKSEIMQIGFGGFGRDIFRSSPRTKQLAADFRKLFQLFTEIILDEVFAFKEKDVEFLPFDSCVTCSYCRSNIFNRFLTCKHCIRFLPNGEEDAYDVCMECYAMGRSCVCLSGLQWCEQWSWSELADNYETWKATVIAIDGHVDLENSPQPLEIARQRVGKKSLAQICQEALQRRPWKDITKPDREKTPSDSEQGEGDDKPSKKPKRKKKRGEVHRCHVCCHPDYSYRIHLCTNPGCAEGYCYGVLYRAFDLMPQTVMEDEHWQCPKCLGICNCGHCRRAGITRPYMPKNTSLGHDTRRIADDRSVEALVDFRIHNLSWLKAAGEESRSKDSKRMQRLREQADNAKAQDALQQSHAEPKMQSSAVFTANLGESSMINGYGDQSQVLGHDRGSVSNLTFDVSDRHPSKADIAPQDVAVPASVDAREQRSGDSSHYPDPSVFTRQRIGMGYYEQDDTPDKILFDPYQAPSTESIKADESTVPEFVKKTIRAAKRKAKRENDDPDFIIPKSHTKKPRLTTEPSDFLDNMDPALFTEETLPAVHNQTTALAPMDREVSVGTSRGEPSHNASKILVAPADTNEPSLRHAKPRASYVEIDDLDIDEVEEAEAAPRASPTLTASSMKAQDSAVDKAHKDIPANRGGQGRSSAEEQRPSRVTQEAVWDVVPKRRGRPPRKLPRIASPVTTEDVSPPQIESGNNKRGRGRPKKSLSIPLMEADSNSQFVSWKQQGGMVFAHDSETRQSESLDSNEPANSRDGDFIEDLPQRRWSSRSSGVAKIGVVRPQQEHQINTFKEVQIEGERGDPLPKRKRGRPRKSVASERSGSTLDVILPANSQFMSMAERMALKGKSFKISTRKAQSNVKGPSPGQQTMVRVEERLVEKQISKRTPETDEVYEEHEEGESESLYGNDHTQGRTSRTREASKARIWSRSSSSRESTDDEDIPSNGRITRSNRY; this comes from the exons ATGCCTAGCGCACAACATCCACAGGCAAAATTTGATCCGATACCTCCAGATCTGGACCTTCACTCTCTGGTAGACCGCACACCGAATTTCCGATGGGTTCAGCGGGTGTCTCGATCCCAAATCAACAGTCTTGGCCAGCATGATTTCGAGAAGCTTGTAGCGATACATGTCATAGCTGGCGGGAAACCCCTTGTTATTGAGGGCTGGGATGATGCTCTGCCTTCCTCGCTATTTAGCGCAGGATGGCTTGAGAATGTCTATGATAAAAAAC AGGAGAATGTTCGCGATATTTCCAACGGCGTTGACATCCCGATGACCACTGGACACTATCTACGCTCCATGAAACAGCTCACCAATCAGTGGACTCCAAACACGTATCGCGACGAGCGCCGACAGCGATTATATCTCAAGGATATTGACTGTCCTCCGGAATGGCGCGATATGCTACGGAAAATTATTCATCCTAATCTCTTTTATCTCAACGAAAATCTTACAAGTAAAGGAGACATACGCATGCGCGATGGGGAAATTTTTGAGAGCGAAACTACCGCTGCCTCTGCTGGAGATCTTATGTCTAGCCTACCAGAAGAAATGCGAGCCCAAAATCTCATGTGCTACATAGGCCATGAAGGAACCTACACGCCCGCCCATCGGGAGATGTGCGCATCGCTGGGACAGAACATCATGGTTGAGGCATCACGAGATGAaaatggagaaaagaaggggacTTCAATTTGGTTCATGACTGAAAGCAAAGATCGTGAAGTGGTCCGAGAGTATTTTTTGTCGATGCTTGGCCATGATATCGAGATTGAGAAGCATTTCGCGCAAATCAACGCGTGGAAGAAGGCCCCCTTTGATGTATACATTGTGGAGCAATGCGTCGGCGATTTTATACTTATTCCACCTCTCGCTGCGCATCAAGTTTGGAACAGAGGGACCAGAACGATGAAGGTTGCTTGGAATCGCACAACAGTGGAGACCTTAGACCTCGCACTACATGAAGCTCTTCCCAAGGCTCGCTTGGTGTGCCGAGATGAACAGTACAAGAATAAAGCTATCATTTACTATACCCTTCAAAAATACCACGCAGAGCTCCgaaaaattgaaaagaagTCAGAGATTATGCAGATTGGCTTCGGGGGCTTCGGGCGAGATATCTTCAGAAGCTCTCCGCGCACGAAGCAGCTAGCGGCTGACTTCAGGAAACTGTTTCAGCTATTTACCGAAATCATTCTTGATGAAGTCTTTGCATTCAAGGAGAAAGATGTCGAATTCCTACCGTTTGACTCCTGCGTTACCTGCTCTTACTGCAGATCTAACATTTTCAATCGGTTTCTCACCTGTAAACACTGTATCAGATTCTTGCCTaatggagaagaggatgcaTACGATGTTTGCATGGAGTGCTATGCAATGGGTCGGTCATGCGTCTGCCTCTCTGGCCTTCAATGGTGTGAGCAATGGTCATGGTCGGAGTTGGCTGATAACTACGAGACTTGGAAAGCAACTGTTATCGCAATTGATGGCCACGTGGATTTGGAAAACTCTCCACAGCCACTCGAGATAGCTAGACAGAGGGTAGGAAAGAAATCGCTCGCTCAGATCTGTCAGGAAGCATTACAGCGACGCCCTTGGAAGGACATTACAAAACCAGACCGCGAAAAGACACCCAGCGACTCTGAGCAAGGCGAGGGCGATGATAAGCCGAGTAAgaaaccaaaaagaaaaaagaagaggggtGAAGTCCACCGTTGCCATGTTTGTTGCCACCCGGATTATAGCTATCGAATACATTTGTGCACGAATCCTGGCTGTGCTGAAGGATACTGCTACGGCGTCCTATATCGGGCTTTCGATCTCATGCCACAGACCGTTATGGAAGATGAGCATTGGCAATGCCCTAAATGCTTAGGGATATGCAATTGCGGCCATTGCCGCCGTGCAGGCATTACACGGCCATACATGCCAAAGAACACATCTCTCGGACATGACACTCGACGAATTGCAGACGATCGAAGTGTAGAAGCACTTGTTGATTTTCGAATTCACAACTTGTCTTGGTTGAAAGCTGCGGGAGAAGAAAGTCGTAGCAAGGACAGTAAGAGAATGCAGCGGCTGCGGGAGCAAGCGGACAACGCCAAAGCGCAAGATGCTCTGCAGCAATCTCATGCAGAGCCTAAGATGCAATCTAGTGCTGTTTTCACTGCCAACCTAGGAGAATCTTCCATGATAAACGGGTATGGAGATCAGAGTCAAGTGCTTGGTCACGATAGGGGAAGTGTATCCAACCTGACGTTTGACGTCTCCGACAGACACCCCAGTAAGGCCGACATCGCGCCACAAGATGTTGCAGTCCCAGCCTCAGTCGATGCTCGAGAGCAAAGAAGTGGCGATTCATCACATTATCCTGATCCATCAGTTTTCACACGCCAGCGAATAGGAATGGGGTACTACGAACAAGACGATACACCggataaaatactttttgaCCCATACCAGGCGCCTTCCACCGAGTCAATTAAGGCTGACGAATCTACTGTCCCAGAATTTGTTAAAAAAACCATTCGGGCAGCTAAGAGAAAAGCTAAACGGGAGAATGACGATCCCGATTTCATTATTCCTAAAAGCCACACGAAAAAACCAAGGCTTACAACGGAGCCATCAGATTTCCTTGATAACATGGACCCAGCTTTATTTACCGAAGAAACTTTGCCAGCAGTACATAATCAAACAACTGCGCTTGCTCCTATGGATAGGGAAGTTTCTGTAGGGACGTCTCGAGGAGAGCCCAGCCACAATGCATCGAAGATACTCGTTGCTCCGGCTGATACTAATGAGCCAAGTCTTCGACATGCCAAGCCACGGGCGTCGTATGTTGAGATCGATGACCTGGATATCGAcgaagtagaagaagctgaagcagcGCCTCGGGCTTCTCCAACCCTAACAGCGAGCTCGATGAAAGCTCAGGATTCAGCAGTCGATAAAGCCCATAAAGATATACCCGCGAACAGAGGAGGACAAGGACGGAGTAGTGCTGAAGAACAACGTCCGAGTAGAGTAACGCAAGAGGCGGTCTGGGATGTTGTTCCAAAACGTCGAGGTCGACCACCAAGAAAGTTGCCAAGAATAGCATCGCCGGTGACGACTGAGGACGTGTCGCCGCCGCAAATTGAAAGtggaaataataaaagggggAGAGGTCGCCCAAAGAAGTCACTGTCTATACCACTCATGGAGGCAGATAGTAACTCGCAGTTTGTGTCATGGAAACAGCAAGGCGGCATGGTCTTCGCTCACGATTCAGAAACTCGTCAATCGGAATCTCTGGATTCAAACGAGCCGGCCAATAGTAGAGACGGTGATTTCATTGAAGACTTACCACAACGACGCTGGAGCTCCAGATCTTCCGGTGTTGCCAAAATTGGCGTTGTCAGACCACAACAAGAGCACCAAATCAACACCTTCAAAGAAGTACAAATCGAAGGCGAAAGAGGAGATCCTCTTccgaaaaggaagagaggtCGACCTCGGAAATCTGTGGCTTCTGAACGAAGCGGATCCACTTTGGATGTGATTTTGCCAGCAAATTCTCAGTTTATGTCTATGGCTGAACGGATGGCTCTCAAAGGCAAATCGTTCAAGATTAGCACGAGGAAAGCCCAAAGCAACGTGAAAGGCCCAAGCCCGGGACAGCAGACGATGGTACGAGTTGAAGAACGCCTCGTTGAGAAACAGATATCCAAGAGAACCCCTGAAACAGATGAGGTGTATGAAGAAcacgaagagggagagagtgaAAGCCTTTATGGCAATGATCACACCCAGGGGCGCACTAGTAGAACTAGAGAGGCCAGCAAAGCAAGAATTTGGTCTCGGTCTAGCAGTTCCAGGGAGTCGACAGATGACGAAGACATACCATCCAATGGTCGCATTACTAGAAGCAATCGATATTGA
- the PAB1_3 gene encoding Protein phosphatase PP2A regulatory subunit B (BUSCO:EOG092D1EU1) — MVDSEANSPTWKFTQCFGDKGDVEDITEADIISTVEFDHTGNYLATGDKGGRVVLFERNETKKSCEYKFHTEFQSHEPEFDYLKSLEIEEKINKIKWCRRQNASHYLLSTNDKTIKLWKVFEKSLKVVAENNLSHDITPGGAVGGGGGGLRALPTTQQFRNAADLKLPRLTHHDTVVAAVPRRTYANAHAYHINSISVNSDGETFISSDDLRINLWNLNIQDQSFNIVDIKPANMEELTEVITAAEFHPISCNWFMYASSKGTIKLADMRESALCDQHAKLFEQEEDPSSRSFFSEIISSISDVRFSYDGRYVLSRDYLTVKIWDINMERQPVKTIPIHEHLRPRLCDTYENDSIFDKFEVVFSGDAKNVMTGSYNNNFMIYPSDPDKEVEVVLQADKSAFKAKKVGVPTPINSSTSPTAANGGKKGGSRAGSPAGGAQGQRMRKETDADQIDFNKKILHMSWHPFEDSIAIAATNNLFVFSAL, encoded by the exons ATGGTCGACAGTGAAGCGAACTCACCAACTTGGAAGTTTACCCA ATGCTTCGGCGACAAGGGCGATGTTGAGGATATCACTGAAG CCGATATAATCTCAACGGTAGAATTTGATCACACGGGAAATTACCTTGCCACTGGTGACAAAGGAGGGCGGGTGGTTCTATTTGAACGGAACGAGACG AAAAAATCCTGCGAATACAAATTCCACACCGAGTTTCAGTCCCATGAGCCCGAGTTTGACTACTTGAAGTCTCTCGAAATCGAGGAAAAGATAAACAAGATCAAGTGGTGCCGTCGACAAAATGCTTCTCATTATCTCCTATCCACCAATGATAAGACGATCAAGCTGTGGAAAGTTTTCGAAAAGTCTCTTAAAGTGGTGGCTGAGAACAACCTTTCCCATGATATAACACCCGGAGGTGCGGtaggcggtggcggcggcggccttcGAGCTCTCCCTACAACCCAGCAATTCAGGAACGCGGCGGATCTGAAGCTGCCTCGCCTTACGCACCATGACACCGTTGTTGCCGCCGTCCCCAGACGAACTTATGCGAACGCTCACGCATATCACATCAACAGCATATCGGTAAACAGCGATGGTGAAACCTTCATCAGCAGTGACGATCTGCGTATCAACCTCTGGAATCTCAATATTCAGGACCAGAGCTTCAACATAGTCGATATCAAACCCGCCAACATGGAGGAGCTCACCGAGGTTATTACTGCTGCGGAGTTTCACCCAATCAGCTGCAACTGGTTCATGTATGCCAGCTCAAAGGGCACAATCAAACTTGCTGATATGCGAGAAAGTGCTTTGTGCGACCAGCATGCAAAAT taTTCGAGCAAGAGGAAGATCCTTCATCAAGGTCATTCTTTTCTGAGATCATTTCGTCAATATCCGATGTAAGATTCTCTTATGACGGAAGATATGTCTTGTCACGAGACTACCTTACTGTCAAAATCTGGGACATCAACATGGAGCGGCAACCCGTCAAGACGATACCTATTCACGAACATCTGCGACCTCGGTTATGTGACACGTATGAAAATGATAGTATTTTTGATAAGTTCGAGGTTGTATTTTCCGGCGACGCCAAGAATGTGATGACTGGAAGttacaacaacaacttcatGATTTATCCCTCCGATCCGGATAAGGAAGTTGAGGTGGTTCTTCAGGCGGACAAGTCAGCTTTCAAAGCAAAGAAGGTGGGCGTTCCTACACCCATTAACTCATCTACAAGCCCAACAGCTGCGAATGGTGGCAAGAAGGGAGGTTCACGGGCAGGCAGCCCGGCTGGTGGTGCGCAAGGCCAAAGAATGCGGAAAGAGACGGACGCGGACCAGATCGATTTCAACAAGAAAATACTACACATGAGTTGGCATCCATTTGAGGATAGTATTGCCATAGCCGCGACCAATAAT CTCTTTGTATTTTCAGCACTGTAG
- a CDS encoding uncharacterized protein (BUSCO:EOG092D4O6D), protein MSISNEALQKLALEIESQAIAAQQQIGMVRSQLAAKQREQRLLRLTMSEVQSFASNSVVYEGVGKMFVSLPPNTLHEKLQRQMQDLDGDVDKLNQRLLYLETTQKNSREHIEKILRTH, encoded by the exons ATGTCTATATCCAATGAAGCTCTGCAAAAG CTGGCGCTCGAGATCGAGTCCCAAGCCATTGCGGCGCAACAACAGATCGGCATGGTTCGAAGCCAGTTAGCAGCCAAGCAGCGAGAGCAACGTCTACTCCGGTTAACAATGAGCGAGGTGCAGAGCTTTGCAAGCAATTCAGTCGTTTACGAAGGCGTAGGGAAGAT GTTcgtttctctccctcccaaTACTCTGCACGAGAAATTACAGCGCCAGATGCAGGATcttgatggtgatgttgatAAACTGAACCAAAGATTGCTGTATCTCGAGACCACACAGAAGAATAGCCGAGAGCATATTGAAAAGATATTACGTACCCATTAA